Part of the Crossiella cryophila genome, GGCCCTCCTTCGGCTTCTGGATCCGGCACGCCAAGGACATCAAGTTCGTCGGCAGCACCTTCGAGTTCGAGAAGAACGACGGGCGGCCCGCGTTCCTGACCAACGACACCACCGGCGTCACCATCAACGGCGTCAAGGTCGAACGCAGCACCGGGCCCTACGACGTGACCTTCCAGAAGAGCAGCGGCCAGTCGGTGACCGGCAGCTCCACCACCACGGGCGCGGAACTGCGCACCCGCACGCAGAACTGACCTCAGTCGGTGTCGCTCGCGGCCAGGACGGCCACCGTGCCGTCCGGCCGCGCAGCCAGCACGCCGAGGTCCCAGGCCACCTGGTAGAACCACGGCCCGGTCACGTCGAACTCCAGCCATTCACAACGCGCCTCGCCCGGCCGGTCCACCCCGGCCAGGCCGGCGATGGCCCGGCGGGCGTGCAGCCGGGCGTAGGCGCGGCTGGTGTCGGAGCTGTAGGCGCCGTCGAAGCGCATCCGGCTGAAGAGGACCCAGTACGCCTCGGTCAGCGTCATCCGGCTGACCCGCACCTGCTCGGCCCCGGCCAGGCAGTCCAGCGGCAGGCTGGTCAGCAGGTCCGGCTGCCAGGGCGCGCTGAGCCGGAACAGGCCGCTCTCCACGTGGCCGCCCGCCGGGCCGACCCAGTGCTGGAAGCCCGCCTCGACCTCGGCCGCGTCCCAGGGCAGGCGCTCGACCTCGGTGCTCGGCTCGGTCCCGCCCTGGTCCGGCCACAGCGGCAGGGCACGATAGAGGTCGCCGCTCTCCTCGCCCAGCTCGAACTCGGCCAGCTTCAGCGGCAGTTCGCCCAGCGGGTGCGCGCCGTGCAACTGCTCGGCGTAGGCCACCGCCTCCGGCACCCCGGTCAGGTCGCCGTGCCGCAGCACCGTCTCGTGCAGCAGGCAGGCCAGCACCTCATCCGTCGGCCCGGCGTCGGCGAAGAAGGCGTCC contains:
- a CDS encoding DUF6183 family protein, producing the protein MEATIDELISRLRTAKRCDEELDLVRGWADAGRIDELLHLGEALLAAQGRAAEQVLWGVIAALAARPGAFSVVAALQLAGDDRVPLGQKRRAAALLAEGQPLENLDAFFADAGPTDEVLACLLHETVLRHGDLTGVPEAVAYAEQLHGAHPLGELPLKLAEFELGEESGDLYRALPLWPDQGGTEPSTEVERLPWDAAEVEAGFQHWVGPAGGHVESGLFRLSAPWQPDLLTSLPLDCLAGAEQVRVSRMTLTEAYWVLFSRMRFDGAYSSDTSRAYARLHARRAIAGLAGVDRPGEARCEWLEFDVTGPWFYQVAWDLGVLAARPDGTVAVLAASDTD